A segment of the Sulfurovum indicum genome:
GGAACAGGTTGCTTCCGGGATGAGCATTGCATCATATTCATCCATAAAACTTTCAAAATATTCAATATTTTTTTTTGTCATATATTCAACTGAATCTACATCACCGGTGAAGTATGCCGGAGCACCGCAGCAAAGCTGTTTTTTGGGTATGAAAACTTCAATATTGAGTTTCTCCAGGATATCTACAAGACTGTCTCCGATTCCTTCGTAATTGTAGTTTGCCAGACAACCGATGAAAATTGCGACACGTTGTTTTTTTTCTGCAGGCTTTGAAGCAGGAATATGTTCGGGATATTTGTTGAGGAAACTTGTTTTCATGAGTGATGGGATAAGTCTGCCTTTTTTCATCATCGGCAGGGAAAATCTTGCTCTGAGACCTCTTCCCTTATTATCTTCCGCCAATGCACAGGTTTTGAACATGAAGCCAAGTTTCATAACAAGATCCATGATTTTACGGTGACGAAGCAGGAAGAAGAACCCTCTTTTAAACCAGGCAATCCCGTATTTGTCAGCAATGTCTGCACGTACCTCTTCAATGACCATATCAGTTGCCAGAGAGTTGGGGCAGACATCAACACAGTTTGTACAGAGAAAACAGCTCTCAAAGATATCTTTTGCATTTTTGTCCAGAGGCAGATGCCCTTTTTGGTACGCGCCCAACAGGTCGATAAAGCCGCGAGGAGAGGTTGTTTCGTCAGGATTGACCTGGTGAATGGTACATACCGGGATACACTTTCCGCATTTGATACATGCATCGCTTGTTTCAGCGAAGTTGAAAATCTCTTCAGGTTTTTTCAAACTCATTCCTTAAGTTTTATAGTTCTTTGTTCATTTTTTTTCTTTGTCCAACCACAAAGAAAAAGAAACGAACCAAAAAAAAGAAAAGGTGGGGAACTGACGTGTTTCAGAAAGCACCTTGTTCTTTTAAGCTTTCAGGTAGCAAAAATACTCTCTGCTGCTTAAGATTATACCGTCTTTGAAAAACTTTTTTTGTTTCCGCCATACTGGTGCATATAGGCATCAAACGGCATAGCGATGTTTCTTATCAGCAATGTTCCTGTTGGGCTTACAGATATTTTTTCGTCTGTAAGAGTTACAAGGTCAGCTTTTACGAACTCCTCCAGAGCATCCAGTGCATCTGCAAAATACTCTTTAAATACGATATTATGCTCCTTCTCTACTCTCCTGATGTCTATGGAGAAGTTTGCCATGAGTTCCATGATGACCGCTTTTCTCAGGTAGTCATCCCCACTCAGCTCTACACCCCGTTCAAAAGGAAGTCTTCCGGCATCAATAGCTGCTTCGTACAGCTTCATATCTTTGGTATTTTGTGCATAGTAACGAGTGCCTTCACCGATACTGGTCAGACCGATACCAATGAGATTTGCTCCGCCTTTTGTTGTGTAACCCTGAAAGTTTCTATGCAGTTCACCTTTTGCTATGGCACCGAAGAGTTCATCTTCAGGTTTGGCAAAGTGATCCATACCTACCATTTTATACCCATTGCTTTCAAAAAAGTCAATAGTATACTGGAATATTTGTAACTTTACATCGGGGGCAGGCAGGGTGGTTTCATCGAATTTACGCATGGTTTTTTTCATCCATGGCACATGTGCGTAGTTGAAGACAGCCAGTCTGTCCGGCTCGAGCGAAAAGGCCTGCTGCAGTGTTGCCCTGAAACTCTCAAAGGTCTGATAGGGAAGGCCGTAAATGAGGTCTACATTGATGGAATTGATACCGTACTTCCGTGCCAGGTCAACGGCTGCTTTGGTCAGCTCATAAGGCTGGATACGGTGTATCTCCTGTTGAACTTTTGGGTTGAAGTCCTGCACTCCGAAGCTGATACGGTTAAATCCGTGTTTCTGAAAAACCTTCATCTGCTCTTCATTGAAAAAACGTGGATCGATCTCTACGCTTATCTCGGCATCTTTGCTCCAGTTGGGGAACTTCCCTTTAATATAAGAGATGATCTCATCCAGCTCGAATGCTTTATAGAAGGTCGGTGTCCCCCCGCCAAAATGAAACTGTATGATCTCCCTTGAAGTATCGAGGTGTTGTGCCAATATATCGATCTCTTTTTTGAGGTACTCGATATAGGTACTGAGTTTTTCCTCTTTGGAGGTAAAAACAACATTACAGCCACAGAAATAGCAGGCTGATCGGCAGAAGGGAAGATGTACATAAAGTGAAAGAGCTTCTTTCCCCTCTTCAAGATATTTAAGATAGTCTTCATACCTGAAGTTGTCACTAAACTCCAAAGCAGTCGGGTAGGACGTGTATCTTGGTCCCGGTTTGGAGTATTTGCTGAATTTTTCTAAATCGATGTTGCTCATTGTTTTCCTTCGGAAAAAGCGTTCAGCATTCAGCATTCAGTGTTCAGAGGTTTTCTCTTTTTCACATTGCTTCATGCTTGTGACGCATTAATATTATTTTTATTTGTTAAAATTCTCAAGGTTCCCTTAACGCTTAGCGCTGAACGCTCGGCTATGTCAGCGATGCTGATCCAGCCATACCATAATCCCTTTTTGGGCATGGAGCCTGTTTTCCGCTTCGGTGAAGATCACCTCTGCATGTTTTTCGAAAGTCTCTTCACTCACTTCATAGCCACGGTAGGCAGGCAGACAGTGTAGAAAAATAGCATCTTCTTTTGCCAGGCTCATCATTGTTTCATCTACCATGTAGCCGGCAAAGGCTTTGAGGCGGATCTCCTTTTCAGCTTCCTGCCCCATGGAGACCCAGGTGTCTGTTGTGACAACATCACACCCTCTGACTGCCTCTTTTGGGTCATTTCCGAAAATAAGTTTTGCACCGCTCTCTTTTGCAAATGCTTCCGCCTGGGCTACGATATCCGGGTCACACTCATATCCTTTGGGTGTAGCTACTCTAAGCTCAAAGCCCATCTTCGCTGCCAGCATCAGCCAGGAGTGTGTCATGTTGTTGCCGTCTCCCACATATGCACAGACAGGATCATCTGCTTTGCCGAATTCGATCATGGTAAGGTAGTCCGTCATCAGCTGTACAGGGTGAAAAGAGTCGGTCAGTCCATTTATTACAGGTACTTTGGAGTAGGCAGCGAACTCTTCAATTTTATTTTGTTCAAAAGTGCGGATCATGACCATGTCAACCATACGGCTGATGACACGTGCAGTGTCTTTCATCGGTTCACCGCGCCCAAGCTGAATATCATTGGCAGAAAGAAAAAGTCCTACACCTCCGAGTTGATAAATACCGGTCTCGAAGCTTACACGGGTGCGTGTAGAACTTTTTTCAAAGATCATTCCCAGTGTCTGTCTCTCCAGATAGGGAACAAACTCTTTGCGTTTGGTCTGTACTTTGATCTTAACGGCAAGATCGATCATCTCCAGCAGCTCTTCTTTCGTAAAGTCTGCCAGCGTTAAAAAATGTCTCATAGGACCATCCTTATTTTAACCATAAAATCAGTTAAAAATTTAAAAGAAATTATTCTACCATAAAATTATTGAGGGTTCTATATTTAAGAGGAAAGGCAAGGTTGATATTTTTATCAAAATATAATCGTGCATGTGTCTGTTGATCATCTGTATACAGGGTATACGGTGATATCTGAGGGTAGCAATATAGTAATGAAACTGGAGCATTTGTTTACTGTGTTACTTGTAATAGTATAGATGAAACATTTAGGAAGCAATCATTTTTTTATCTTTGTTACTCATTTCCGGTCCAAAACATGGTGTTAGAGTAGATTTTTTCACCATTTTGTCTTGACTTCCTGATTTTATACTATCGATTCTTGTGCGGAGTAGGTTTGCATATGAGATAAAAAAGACGACCTTGAATTTAAAAAGATGTGAAGGATCAATCATGAAAGGTTTGAAAACATAAAGTGAAGTTATATTGTGCAGTATAGTTATTTCTATCCACATCGCAGTATATGCCATAGAAACTGTACAAAATCTATAGGAAGTAGAGGCTTGGGCCTTAAACCCGAATTATGCAATAGAAATCACTGTATTTCACACAAATCATTGCACCATAGGCATTTGGTGAACTTCGAGTGATTCTAATGCATATTTTGGCTTAAAGACAGCAGTTTTTTACAGTTTCATTTGCCTAGAAGTATCGCTGCTTCTTTTGCATGGTAGGTAATGATGATATCTGCACCGGCACGTTTAAAGCCAAGCAGGGTTTCCATCATGACTCTGTCATAGTCTATAACACCTGCTTTGGCAGCCATTTTGAGCATAGCGTATTCACCGCTGACGTTATAGACTGCCAAAGGCAAAGCAGTATTTTCTCTAACATCGCGAATAATATCCATATAGGCGAGTGCCGGCTTGACCATCAGGATATCTGCTCCCTCCAGCTCATCCTCAACACTTTCTGCAATAGCTTCTCTCCGGTTGGCCGGGTTCATCTGGTAGCTTCTTCGGTCTCCAAAACTTGGACTTGATTCTGCTACATCCCGGAATGGGCCGTAGTAGGCTGAAGCGAACTTGGTTGAGTAGCTCATGACAGGTAGATTCTCGAATCCCGCACTGTCCAGGCCACCTCTGATCGCCTGGATCATTCCGTCCATCATGCCTGAAGGGGCGATCATGTCAGCACCTGCTTTGGCATGAATAACTGCCTGTTTTGCAAGGTTGTCAAGAGTAATGTCATTGTCAACTGTTTCCAGAACCGGGTCGAGTACACCACAGTGTCCGTGATCGGTGTATTCACAGAAACAGAGGTCGGTTACAACGAACATCTCTGGATGTGCTGCTTTGACTTCTCTTACTGTTTGGGCAATGATGCCGTGTTCACACATCGCATCACTCCCTACACTGTCTTTGACATCCGGGATTCCAAAAAGGATAATAGACATAATGCCGAGTCTTTTAAGTACATCACACTCTTTGACGATCTCATCGATACTCATCTGATATACGCCAGGCATGGAAGCTACTTCTTCCCTGATGCCTTCACCGCTTCTTGCAAAGAGAGGATAGATGAAGTCATTGACGCTTAAATGTGTCTCCTGTAGAAGATCTCTCAATACAGGATTAATTCTTTTTCTTCTAAAACGGGCAAACATACACGACCTTTTGTAATTATTTGTGTTATTTTACACTAATTATTAATTGTTAATTATTAATTATTAATTGTTTCTGTATAATCTCTTCATGAAAAACATAGAGATATCACAAATCGCTGCTTTGCCGACCAAATACGGTACCTTCAGGATCCAGGCTTTTAAAGACGGTTTGGGGAAAGAACATCTTGCACTTTTTACCGAAAGCCTCCCGGATACTCCCATAGTCAGGGTCCATTCCGAGTGTCTGACAGGGGATGCGCTCGGGTCTGTCAAGTGTGACTGCGGAGAACAGCTTCATTTTGCTCTCGAGCTTATAGCCAAAGAGGGAGGTATGCTCATCTACCACCGCCAGGAAGGAAGGAATATCGGTCTGCTCAACAAGGTAAATGCCTATGCGCTTCAGGATAAAGGCTATAATACTGTCGAGGCCAATCATCAGCTGGGCTTTTCTGCCGATGAAAGAACCTATGAGATCGTAGAGTTCATTTTAAACCATTTTGATATTAAAAAGCTCAAGTTGCTAACAAATAATCCAAAAAAGATAGAGAGTCTCGGATCTATAGAGATCGTAGAACGACTTCCTATACAGATTATCCCGAATCCGTATAATAAAGAGTACTTGAAAACCAAAAAAGAGCAACTGGGACATTTACTATAGATTAAAAAAAATAATAGTTATAGTTTATATTTTTATATCATTATAGTTTTTATTTTTTTTTATTTATGATATAATAACCCCTTCTGCAATATATAAGATTTTTTTTATAAAACAGCATGTATAATATTCATTTTATTGTAAGCAAAGAAAAAGCCACACCTGCTGTGAAGCAGGGCCGGAAAGCCATGGGTCTCTGATATTTTCGCCCGAAAGTAGATGATGAGATCGCCAGGTTGCCTCATATCAATCAATTTTACACAACTGCCACACCTGTTGCGAAGCAGGGCCGGAAAGCCATGGGTCTCTGATATTTTCCCCGAAAGTAGATGATGAGATCGCCAGGTTGCCTATAGATCAATTTGACAAAGGTATATCTGTGAATGTGCGAATAATCATTTCAATGGTTTTGTTTATAGGCAACTTTCTATATGCTGCACCTGTTGCCGAGTACCGTATGGACGAGTGTTACTGGAATGGCAGCATCGGTGAAGTCAATGATAGCAGCGGCAACGGCTATAACGGAACTGCCATTGATGCAACAACTCTCTCTTCGGATGCTATGATTAACAGCAGCGGCTATCTGCGCGGGGTGACCAATATGGTTAACCTTGATAAAAATGTAATGGATGGTTTGACTGATTTTACGGTCATGGCATGGGTTAAAGCACCAGTGAGCGGATATGAGACGATTTTATCCGCAGCTGATACGGCAGGAGCACTGCCTTATGCCAATGAAGCTCTGCTCTGGTTTCAGGATGCAACGACTGTTGAAGTCTGGATCAAAGGCGAGAGAAGCAGCGGTATGACAATTCCGGATATCAGCAGTGGATGGCACCAGATCGTCTGGACACGTTCGGGTCGGGACAACTGTGTGTATATAGATCCGGACTCAGCTGCCGCGGTACCGGTTTGTACGACACTCCCAGATACGGCAAGCGGAGCATTGACTGTTGCCCAGAATGGTTTGAAACTGGGTGTCGACCAGGACAGTATTAATGGCGGTTTTGGTCAATATCTTGATGGTTTGCTGGATGAGATAAAGATTTTCAATACAGTTCTGAGTGTAGCGGAGATGGCAGATATCTACAACAATGAACTCAGCGGCAAAAACTATGACGGTACGGTACGGGAAGCGGCAATCTGCAAGAAATATCCTGTACTTGATTACCGGATGGACGAATGTTACTGGTTTGACAATGCAGGCGGTATTACCGAAGATGTGAAAGATTCCGGACTCTATAAGTATAACGCAACGTCCTATAGCAATGCCCAAACTGATCAAACGAACAGCAAAGTCGGTTTTTCTGGAAGTTTTGATGGTGCTTCTTCTTATTTGGAAGTAAATAACAGTCCGTTATTGAACTTTCAAGATAAAATGGCTATATCTTTATGGGTGTATCCGAAAAATGATACAGATACGCATCAAATATATATAGAAAAGTATTATAGCAGCAATACACGGTCAGAGGGTTGGATGGTGTGGAATTATGATGATGGAGGTACTGGTGAATATATTGCCTTTTCTCTTAATATAGATGGTGCTTTTTACAATGCATATATTGCGAAGCCTGCATCGTGGGAAAGGAGTTGGCACTATATTGCTGCAACATACAGCAATGGAGTAATGGCACTTTATATTGACAGTGACACTCCTGTGGCTACGAAGAGTATTGCAGGAGAGATAGTGAACTCGACAGAGCCGTTGAGATTAGGTCAGCTATATAATAATTATTGGTTTGACGGGTTATTGGATGAGGTTAAAATATACAGTACAGACTTAAACGATAGTGATATTGCCAATATCAGACTAAACGAAGGTAATGGGAAAAACTATGATAGCAGTTTAAGAGAAGATATCGTTTGTGGTGCTACTATCAGTGCCCATACGTGGGAGCTAGTTGGAATACCTGCAGAGCTTCGGACGAGTACGGAAACTGTAAGCAGTGTGTTTGGGGATGATATGCTCGGAACATACGGGGTTGACTGGATTGTGTATCGCCGGGATTACAGTGAGAGCAACAATAGCAGCTGGGATACACAGTTGAGTGAAACAGATATTGTTGAGTTTGGTAAAGGTTATTGGCTGGGCAGCAGAAACAGTGAAAGCTGGAGTGTAAATGACCTGGTAAGCGTTGATTATAATGCCAGCAATGGCGCTTGTACGGCAAACCGCTGTGTAGAGGTAGATCTTAAAAGTGTTTCACTGGATGTAGAAAGCGGGGATGATCTGCTTGGAACGGGTGCCCACCGTTACAATATGACAGGCTTTGTGGGGAAAACCGCAGTAGATTGGGCAGATTGCCGGTTTGTTATTGACGGAGTTGCATACACACCGTCTGCAGCATATGAAGCAGGGTATGTGGAAAAACAGATATGGCAGTACAATCCTGGAGACGGCAGTGCAGATGCAAACGGACATACAGCATGTGATGACGTTACTCCGGGCGGATGTAAGCTTGAACCATATAAAGGTTTCTGGATCAAACTGCACGCTTCTACCAAAAATAAAACAGTAAAACTGTTGATCCCACAGGAGTAACAGATGAAAAAAAATATATGGATTTCGATCATTCTGGTATTGGGATTGGCAGGGTGTAATACCGATACACAATCTGTAAATGAAGTGAAGAGTATAAGTCTTGATACTGTAGCGGCAGAGACAAAACCGTCAAACTGGTATATTCGGCTGGTGGCAGAAGATCCTGTCAGAAAAATGAGGACAGGCAGTACACAGCTGGGAGAGCTTGATACAGATGACAATATCTCCAAGCATACACTGCAGTCACTCAGCCCGTTTGGCGGTACTTATCTTGATATTGTGTTTGTTGACCCTGCCGGTGTAGCTCCGGGCGAGTATAAAACCAGTTTTCACCATTATCAGGAAAACACGGAAGAGAGTTGGAGATTTACTGTAAAGACTGATGACAGCAATGCCAGGATCACTTTGACATGGTATGGGTTATATATACTGGACCCTTATATAGATAACGAAAAGCGTACACGTTATCATGAACATAGATCTATGAACAATCCTCTGCTTAAGCATATGAAACTGGTAGATACTGTAAGCGGAAAAGAGATGCCTGTTATACTGAACGGCAAAGCACAGGTATATACGTTTACGATGGACGGAATGAATGAAAGAACCTTTCAGTGGATAGTGCAGACAGAAGAGGTTAATGTGACTGATATGGGCGGGAGCTACATATTTCTAGATGGCAAAAATGTACAGAAGGATACTCTTCAAGAGCAAAAGAGTGTGACAGAAAGCAAAAAAGAAAGGTTTGATTTAAGCAGACCTCCGATGAGCAGTGGAGGATAACAGTGCGAGAGAAAAAAAAGCTGCAGAAACCGATAGTATCTGAAAAAGTAAAAAACAAGAGAAGAGACAGTAGACGCTCTTTTTTAAAAAAAGCAGCCTATGCTGCACCTGCTCTAGTCACCTTGGGACAACTGGCCAGGCCGTCCGGTGCATATGCTGATGGTTCTACAGGTCCGTCAGGCCCGCCTACTGACGGTTGGACTGTTTGAAAACAGTAGTATTATACAGTGAACAATGACTGCATTTAACCGACATATTGTTTTCCCGGACCGAAAGAGTTTTCAGAACCATGTCTCCCATAACAGGCTTGAAACAATTCATATTATAGAAAAAAAGATCTACCCCCTTTCACAAAATTTCTTGCTGAAAAGTGACTGGTATTGTATGTCCGGTCGGGAAATAAGATATTATAGCAGCAGACCTTTTGGAGAGGCAGACAGAATGCTTTCATGGGCTTTGGAGATCAAAGATACGATGATACTGGTATGGGATGCAAAGCAGAGAAATATCCTGTATGTCAGAAAACAAGCCTATACTTTTCAAAGATTGCAGTTTTGGGTACTTCATACCTTTATACCTCTTATACTTGAACTTGAACGAAGCTATCATCTTCTTCATGCAGGGGCAGTTGAAATAGCGGGCAAAGCAGTACTGTTTTCAGCTTTTTCCTATGGTGGGAAATCGACACTGACTGACTTTTTCATGCAAAACGGCCATGCTATGCTCACAGATGACTCTATAGCTATAGAGAAACGAAGAGATGGCTATTATGCGACTTCTTCATACCCTTTTCACCGACCTTTCAGAAAAGTAGAGACACTTGGTTATTTTGTTGAAAACTTTGTTACTGATCCCAAACCCGTTGATGCAGTCTATCTTCTTGAAAAAAGTGCACCCGATGCCTCTGTAGGGGTAACAGAGATCAAGGGCATAGAGAAGTTCAAGGCCCTGCATTTCAGCAGCTTTATTGATTTTTCTTTTATGAAACAGGAGCGTTTTTGTTTTTTTACAGAGATGACAAAGCGTGTAGGAGTATATAAAATTACTGTTCCATGGGATACTGCAAGGTTACCGGAAGTGTATGAAACGGTCATGGTGCACAGTAGTCAAATATGAAGTATCAAGGTCTTTTATCTTTATGCAATATAATAAAGAGACCAGACTAATATGACAAGGCACTATACATTTAAAGTACTGTATGAGCAGATTAACTCCCAGAAAAAAGATTTTTGGCGTACCAATATTTTTGGAACATTGGCAACATTGCTGCTGCTGCCCATTCCAATGCTCATTCCTCTGCTTGTTGATGAAGTACTGCTTGAACACTCCGGAAAGATGACAGAGGTGATCTCGAGAGTCTATGGAGAGAGTGAAGTATGGGTTTATGTTCTCATTATTCTAAGTACAGTGCTGACTTTGCGGATCATTGCATTTTTTTTCAATAATAAAAAAATATTTTATGCTACAAAAATTACCCAAAAGATAAGCTATCTGCTCCGTCACCGGATTTTACATCATCTTGAACGTGTTTCGATTTCTGAGTATGAAACACTCAAATCTGGTGGTATTGCTTCCAAAACAGTACAGGATGTTGAGAGTATCAGCCGTTTTGCCGGACAAGTGGTGATGATTGCGTTGAGTGCGCTACTTATGTTGGCAGGTATTGCTGCTGTGATGTTCTGGATGAACTGGGCACTTGCACTGCTGGTATTTATACTCAACCCACTGTTTTTTGGATTTTCAAAGATTCTGGGACGTAAAACCGGAGAGTTGCTGCGTCGTCAACATGAAGCCTATGAACTTTACAATGAACTGCTTAATGAGACACTGGAACTTTTTATTCAGGTACGTGCGAGTAATCAGGAGAGGAGTTTTTTCGGTATACTTCAAAAGCGGGCAAAAGAGATAGAAAAAACTTCGCTTGATTACGGGTATAAAGCGTCTGTGGCACACAGCTCCTCCACTCTGCTGATCAATACGGCGATTGATATTTTCAGAGTACTTGGTGTTACTGCTGTAGCCTATTCGGATCTGACGATCGGGATGATGATAGCTTTTCTTTTTTATCTTTCAACACTGGTGCAGCCGGTTCAGCAGCTGGTGGGTCTGGTCATCGCCTATCAGAGTACAAAGCCGGCATTCGAGCGTATCAATACACTGCTTTCATTTTCTCAGGAGCCACATTATCCACATGAATCTGATCCGTTTGATAACAAAAAAACGACTTCAGTTTCATTAAATAATGTCAGCTTTGCTTATAGAAACGGCAGAAGAGTGCTGCATAATATTACTCTAAAGGCCAATGCGGGAGAAAAGATCGCTCTTATCGGTTCAAGCGGTAGCGGTAAAACAACTGTTGCCCAGCTTTTGGTTGGTTTTTACCCTGTGCATTCTGGAGAAATACTCTATGGCAATACCCCGATAGAGAAGATAGGTCTTCCGGTTGTACGTAAGAATGTGGCTTTAATGCTGCAGTATGCGCTTTTTTTCAATGATACTATTCGAATGAACCTTGCTCTTTCAGAGGTAAAGAGCGATAGAGAAATTTATGAGGCATTGGGAGCAGCACAGCTTGAAGCCTTTGTCAGGGGGTTGGATGAGGGACTCGATACGCTTATCGGCAAAAATGGTATAAAACTTTCGGGAGGACAGCGTCAACGTCTTGCAATTGCACGTCTTATCCTCTCAAATCCAAAGGTTGTTATTTTTGATGAAGCAACATCTGCTCTGGACAATGCAACGGAGTTTCATCTCTACAAGACGCTGGCACCGTTTCTCAAAGGGCGTACGGTCATTATTATTGCACATCGGATCTCAACCATAAAACAGGCTGATCGTATCTACCTGATAGATGAGGGGAGGGTTACAGCTGAGGGGAATTATGACAGTTTGCAAAAACAAGGATTGATAAAAGAGGATTTTGATGTTGCGTAAAATAAAAAAGTTCTTCAAACTCTCAGCACACGAGCGAAATCTTTTTATGGAAGCCTATTATACATTGGGCATAATGCGTGCCGCCATTTTGAGCATATCCTTTAAACGATTGGTCCGACCATTGGAGCATTGGAGTAAAAAAGGTGAGTCGATAGAGCTTAGTGAAGAAGAGAAAAAAATGGCACTTGCCATAGGCAAAGCTATTAAACAGGCAGCAGCTCATACACCATGGGAAAGCGCCTGTCTGGTACAGGCTTTGACAGCACAGAAGATGTTGAAAAAACGTGGAATTTCCGGAGTGTTTTATCTTGGCGTTGCCAGAGATGAAGAGAAGATGAAAGCCCATGCATGGTCACAGTGCGGGGATATACTTATTACTGGTGGCAGCGGACATGGAGTATTTACTGTCGTTTCGGTGTTTGAATGGGGAAAGTATGATCGCATATAATCATTATATTGAATTTATCCCGGCGTTGGAAAGTGGCAAAAAGATTGAGGGAGCTTTTGTTGATGTGGTTAGGGTAAAAGCAAGTCCACTTGACAAACTACCGGAAGTATTTCGTTTTCACATTTCATTTTATAGCAATCAGGGAAGAGAACTGAAGCTACTTTCAGATAGAGAGTTTGCACCTGCAGTACAAAATCAACGTTGGGCTTTTGATGTAAAAGATGTAGTAACTTTTGTGTGGTACAGCGGAACTTTGGAGGTAGAGTATATATCTCATGAAAACTTTACGGAAGAGCTGCTGGAGTACTGGTGCATGCATCTTATGCTTCCTCTATTTTTTACCATTGAAGAGACGTATGATTTTTTACATGCGGGTGCGGTTGAGGTAGAGG
Coding sequences within it:
- a CDS encoding ABC transporter ATP-binding protein; its protein translation is MTRHYTFKVLYEQINSQKKDFWRTNIFGTLATLLLLPIPMLIPLLVDEVLLEHSGKMTEVISRVYGESEVWVYVLIILSTVLTLRIIAFFFNNKKIFYATKITQKISYLLRHRILHHLERVSISEYETLKSGGIASKTVQDVESISRFAGQVVMIALSALLMLAGIAAVMFWMNWALALLVFILNPLFFGFSKILGRKTGELLRRQHEAYELYNELLNETLELFIQVRASNQERSFFGILQKRAKEIEKTSLDYGYKASVAHSSSTLLINTAIDIFRVLGVTAVAYSDLTIGMMIAFLFYLSTLVQPVQQLVGLVIAYQSTKPAFERINTLLSFSQEPHYPHESDPFDNKKTTSVSLNNVSFAYRNGRRVLHNITLKANAGEKIALIGSSGSGKTTVAQLLVGFYPVHSGEILYGNTPIEKIGLPVVRKNVALMLQYALFFNDTIRMNLALSEVKSDREIYEALGAAQLEAFVRGLDEGLDTLIGKNGIKLSGGQRQRLAIARLILSNPKVVIFDEATSALDNATEFHLYKTLAPFLKGRTVIIIAHRISTIKQADRIYLIDEGRVTAEGNYDSLQKQGLIKEDFDVA
- a CDS encoding lasso peptide biosynthesis B2 protein, producing MLRKIKKFFKLSAHERNLFMEAYYTLGIMRAAILSISFKRLVRPLEHWSKKGESIELSEEEKKMALAIGKAIKQAAAHTPWESACLVQALTAQKMLKKRGISGVFYLGVARDEEKMKAHAWSQCGDILITGGSGHGVFTVVSVFEWGKYDRI